A single window of Aspergillus flavus chromosome 4, complete sequence DNA harbors:
- a CDS encoding uncharacterized protein (expressed protein), whose protein sequence is MCYYQPNQPHCTCDFLQLIQPCIKAQYYPSPNNNPQPIIVACCNRFILTDVAPRYCQLCSSRLPRLGQTSQAEHRDMSHLEIGNGLPGVCNTTVTVLPPLSSFATAPSSFRMPGPLEGFQRSDQIMSGENSAVRDRVLSSGLPSLLPAPSRSMLDVGPSQVVRMQEASTKRHLNEEIRQDK, encoded by the coding sequence atgtGTTACTACCAACCGAATCAACCGCACTGCACCTGCGACTTCCTCCAACTAATCCAACCATGCATCAAAGCACAATACTACCCTTCACCAAACAACAACCCACAGCCCATCATCGTCGCCTGCTGTAACCGATTCATTCTAACTGATGTTGCCCCGCGGTACTGCCAACTGTGCAGTAGCCGCCTGCCACGACTTGGGCAGACGAGTCAGGCAGAACATCGAGACATGTCTCATTTGGAGATAGGAAATGGGCTCCCGGGCGTGTGCAACACAACTGTCACTGTTTTACCGCCCCTTTCTTCGTTTGCAACTGctccctcttcttttcgcATGCCTGGGCCTCTCGAGGGGTTTCAGCGATCGGATCAGATCATGTCTGGTGAGAATTCGGCCGTGCGTGATCGTGTACTATCTTCTGGTCTTCCGTCGTTGTTGCCTGCGCCGTCGAGGAGTATGCTCGATGTGGGGCCGTCGCAGGTGGTTAGAATGCAGGAAGCGAGCACTAAGCGGCATCTGAATGAGGAGATAAGACAGGATAAGTGA
- a CDS encoding P-loop containing nucleoside triphosphate hydrolase protein — translation MAPKPPAGTSSRAWDGVSPSLSEWVLEAVSSMGFTRMTPVQASAIPLFMAHKDVVVEAVTGSGKTLSFLIPIVEKLLRLEEPIKKHHVGAIIISPTRELASQIYHVLLSLLAFHPPSASVINPSEDDDVPRQKFPSSTLKVVPQLLLGGSTTPAEDLSKFLKQSPNLLVSTPGRLLELLSSPHVHCPQSSFEMLVLDEADRLLDLGFKETLQNIIRRLPKQRRTGLFSASISEAVDQIVRVGLRNPVKVMVKVKGTSGAQDKRTPASLQMTYLTTPTIHKFDALKHILHSVDPTPQKTIFFASTCSGVDYLSAILPLILGDDFQLISLHGKHPANVREKNFNRFVNSYSPAILLTTDVASRGLDIPSVDLVVQIDPPSDPKTFIHRCGRAGRAGRRGLSVVLLHPGREEDYVSFLEVRKTPVAPFPHPISFSESEATAATKAVRKAVLADRALHDRGQKAFVSWLRSYSKHQASSIFRVADLDWESLGKAWGLLKLPKMPELRNFTGDRTLGVNLDWDDYKYKDKQREKRRIELLQESKEGDGTQESSNKRKATETTAWSNKLDDRNKKQKRREQKQRRQEKNKWEKMTEEERQKVRETEQMVESIRVKNEEERRLRRAGKAEAANAGKDEEEFEGFD, via the exons ATGGCCCCAAAACCGCCAGCTGGTACATCTTCTAGAGCTTGGGATGGTGTCTCACCTTCCCTGTCGGAATGGGTGCTGGAAGCCGTTTCGTCTATGGGCTTCACGCGCATGACGCCCGTGCAAGCGTCCGCTATTCCCCTCTTCATGGCCCACAAAGATGTTGTAGTCGAGGCCGTTACTGGAAGTGGAAAGACCTTATCTTTCTTGATTCCTATCGTGGAGAAACTTCTACGTCTTGAAGAACCTATTAAAAAACATCACGTTGGCGCGATCATCATTTCCCCGACGAG GGAACTTGCATCACAGATCTACCATGTACTACTCTCATTACTCGCAttccatcctccatctgccTCCGTCATCAACCCTtcagaagacgatgatgtgCCCCGGCAAAAATTCCCATCCTCTACCCTCAAGGTTGTTCCACAGCTCCTTCTCGGAGGTTCTACTACACCAGCAGAAGATTTAAGCAAATTCTTGAAGCAATCGCCGAACCTGCTCGTCTCTACGCCTGGGCGTTTGTTGGAACTGCTCTCTTCACCTCATGTCCACTGCCCCCAATCTTCGTTCGAGATGCTCGTCTTGGACGAGGCAGACCGACTTCTGGACCTTGGGTTCAAGGAAACTCTACAGAACATTATACGTCGGTTACCCAAACAAAGGCGAACGGGATTGTTTAGTGCAAGTATAAGCGAAGCCGTTGATCAGATTGTGCGGGTTGGTCTGCGCAATCCTGTCAAGGTCATGGTCAAGGTCAAAGGGACTTCAGGTGCCCAGGACAAGCGAACACCTGCAAGCTTACAAATGACCTACCTTACGACACCCACGATTCACAAATTTGACGCCTTGAAGCATATTCTCCATTCCGTTGATCCAACTCCTCAGAAAACCATATTCTTCGCCTCAACCTGCTCAGGAGTTGATTATCTCTCTGCGATCTTACCATTGATACTTGGTGATGATTTCCAGTTAATTTCACTACATGGAAAGCACCCGGCGAACGTCCGTGAAAAGAACTTCAACCGATTCGTGAATTCATACAGCCCAGCAATTCTACTAACAACGGATGTCGCTTCTCGCGGCTTGGATATCCCATCAGTTGACCTCGTCGTTCAAATAGATCCTCCATCGGATCCTAAAACGTTCATTCATAGATGTGGCCGTGCTGGCAGAGCCGGCCGAAGGGGCCTGAGTGTAGTTTTGTTGCATCCAGGCCGAGAGGAAGACTATGTGTCTTTCCTCGAAGTCCGCAAGACTCCAGTGGCTCCTTTCCCCCATccgatctccttctcagaATCTGAAGCCACTGCAGCTACGAAAGCGGTCCGCAAGGCTGTGCTGGCAGACCGTGCACTCCACGATCGTGGCCAAAAGGCTTTTGTCAGTTGGTTAAGGAGTTATAGCAAACACCAGGCGAGCAGCATTTTCCGTGTCGCGGATCTTGATTGGGAGAGTTTAGGGAAGGCATGGGGTCTACTGAAGCTTCCCAAAATGCCTGAGTTGAGGAACTTCACCGGTGACCGGACCCTCGGTGTCAATCTCGACTGGGATGACTACAAATACAAAGACAAACAACGGGAGAAACGTCGCATAGAATTGCTCCAGGAGAGCAAAGAAGGCGACGGCACACAAGAATCCTCGAACAAGAGGAAGGCCACCGAGACCACCGCATGGAGCAATAAGCTTGACgatagaaataaaaagcaaaagcgaCGAGAGCAGAAGCAACGTCgacaagagaagaataagtgggagaagatgaccGAAGAAGAGCGGCAGAAGGTGCGGGAGACGGAGCAAATGGTGGAAAGTATCAGAGTCAAgaacgaagaagagagacgCCTTAGACGTGCAGGAAAGGCCGAAGCAGCAAATGCTggcaaggatgaagaagaatTTGAAGGGTTTGATTAA
- a CDS encoding putative phosphatidate cytidylyltransferase, whose protein sequence is MSAHDAIPETPRVISPSPAPSESRSRSRDGYSAPTTRSAARRQRLVDVSEESNNERQSGSRRSRTRSRSPNSPAGSTRQRKRKSNPMRPAKSPEPQTNGGAKPNGFLSPLAKADGIAHSISRSPSPMGLIPLHTRYRSFIHRHEIPRKVLHVSIGFFTLHLYSRGIQTTQITPWLFGALVPIAAVDVVRHRSETINKLYVRCVGALMRETEVQGYNGVIWYLLGAYAVLRFFPKDVGVMGVLLLSWCDTAASTFGRLYGRHTFQLRKGKSFAGTLSAWLVGVITAAAFWGFFVPNVGPFPNDPENAFMFTGRLNLVPDTIKNLIGWTADTVISGPLALGVMSVVSGLVAAGSEFVDLFGWDDNFTIPVLSGIGLWGFLKVFG, encoded by the coding sequence ATGTCTGCCCATGATGCGATCCCGGAGACTCCTCGAGTCATTTCGCCTTCGCCTGCTCCTTCAGAAAGCAGGTCGCGATCCAGGGACGGATACTCTGCCCCCACAACTCGCTCTGCAGCGCGACGACAGCGACTAGTAGATGTATCAGAGGAAAGCAATAATGAGCGGCAGTCGGGATCAAGGCGCTCGCGGACTCGTTCTAGGAGCCCGAATAGTCCTGCAGGATCAACTAGACAAAGGAAGCGAAAATCCAACCCGATGCGGCCTGCAAAAAGCCCCGAACCACAGACAAACGGCGGAGCGAAGCCCAATGGTTTCTTATCGCCGCTTGCGAAAGCTGACGGCATCGCGCATAGCATCTCCCGATCCCCCTCCCCTATGGGGCTTATTCCTCTTCATACACGGTATCGCAGTTTCATTCATCGCCATGAAATACCGCGCAAGGTCCTCCACGTGTCAATCGGCTTCTTTACACTTCATCTGTATAGCCGTGGTATCCAAACAACCCAAATCACTCCCTGGCTGTTCGGGGCCCTAGTACCAATAGCTGCAGTGGATGTGGTGCGTCACCGCTCGGAGACGATCAATAAGCTTTACGTTCGCTGCGTCGGAGCGCTGATGCGGGAGACCGAAGTGCAAGGGTATAATGGCGTGATCTGGTATTTACTCGGCGCATACGCAGTCCTGCGCTTTTTCCCCAAGGACGTAGGAGTCATGGGTGTATTGCTCCTAAGTTGGTGCGACACAGCAGCTTCTACCTTCGGTCGTCTGTATGGCCGGCACACGTTCCAGCTGCGCAAAGGGAAGAGCTTTGCTGGAACCTTGAGCGCGTGGCTCGTTGGAGTGATCACTGCCGCTGCCTTCTGGGGCTTCTTCGTACCCAACGTCGGTCCTTTCCCCAATGACCCAGAGAACGCATTCATGTTCACTGGCCGTCTCAACCTTGTCCCAGACACAATCAAGAACCTTATCGGCTGGACAGCGGATACTGTTATCTCGGGCCCCCTGGCCCTCGGCGTTATGAGCGTTGTCTCCGGCCTGGTAGCAGCAGGCAGCGAGTTCGTGGACCTTTTCGGCTGGGATGATAACTTCACTATCCCAGTCCTGAGTGGAATAGGTTTATGGGGCTTTTTGAAGGTTTTTGGTTAA
- a CDS encoding putative Rad2-like endonuclease: protein MGIPGLINAIGPGERISLSKLAITHLERTARPIRVAVDISIWLFQVQAGRGGKNPELRTLFYRLLKFLALPVHPLFVYDGKHKPPFKRGKATGSTYGSAPIIGLSKILVDLFRFPRHDAPGEAEAECARLQRAGVVDAVMSNDVDALMFGSTLTIMNFSKESGSGTSAATHITCYEMGNLNSSSCSRLDRAGMILFAMLSGGDYLPSGVPKCGSKLAAEIARAGFGEDLLEVLNSEETELNVKLNEWRERLQYELEANESGYFQTKHKAVRIPESFPDRTVLSYYAKPIVSDSKDLEVLQRRLENAWDQEIDALELRRFAADTFEWNYRSGARKVIRLLAEPLVSYRLRLRKDLTAFPFRLSESDVPMLQKVYKSRTSFSTDGLTELQLDFVPIDIVGLDLLAEEPNPPLPPQETAASGDEEDAEANAEPAPQSPAKKRVTKRFDPYSSEKIWVFETVATIGIPEVVQAWKQEESEKASAPKKPSNRKTGPKKKGPIDPGMKRGSILKYGTLTKERTEITQLKQAQLFEAAISSTSTPKKHSASNVQGPLSASRDLSSHGLYYQQQTTAFDRSQDFDYSTNMLSLCNISPNVGIKRHPASTRPPLRGRRGAVFSGDSEVEASKVPDADSLDCSLSSVSPGRIRMSYSNVSYNDLFTTDSTDSAQPVRAKCRNMSKPDQSISKSQGSQGVQKLEQAMSSLLLDDIKPQGSTKERSHSLNITIPPAKRHLQKPEIRKVHYDRGIPKPRPDDTLIDLGEVSSPTVQNIREKLAFRNRATQRKSSVETLATSPKPCKKDTSEPAKVETTTEDLRDRKNDANKPSSHAESVIVYDGYWALEPNPKAGMASDESKSEVDNNTTNESSKSHRGKKRLSRVSILDLS, encoded by the exons ATGGGTATTCCCGG ACTCATCAATGCAATTGGGCCTGGAGAGCGCATTTCCCTGTCAAAACTGGCAATAACCCACCTAGAGCGAACAGCGAGGCCTATTCGTGTTGCAGTGGACATTTCAATATGGCTTTTCCAGGTGCAGGCAGGTCGCGGCGGCAAAAATCCGGAGCTACGGACTTTGTTCTACAGGTTGCTGAAATTTTTAGCCCTTCCTGTTCACCCCCTGTTTGTTTACGACGGGAAACACAAGCCGCCCTTTAAAAGAGGCAAAGCTACAGGGAGCACTTATGGAAGCGCACCTATAATTGGACTTTCCAAGATCTTGGTTGATCTATTCAGGTTTCCTCGTCACGATGCGCCAGGGGAGGCCGAGGCTGAGTGCGCCCGACTGCAGAGGGCGGGTGTTGTCGACGCGGTGATGAGCAATGATGTTGATGCTCTCATGTTTGGGTCAACGTTGACCATTATGAATTTCTCCAAGGAAAGCGGAAGTGGCACGTCTGCTGCAACACACATTACCTGTTATGAAATGGGAAATCTTAACTCATCTTCATGCTCAAGGCTTGATCGTGCTGGCATGATCTTATTTGCTATGTTAAGTGGAGGCGATTACTTGCCATCCGGAGTCCCGAAGTGTGGTAGCAAGCTCGCTGCAGAAATTGCAAGAGCGGGCTTTGGCGAGGACCTTTTGGAAGTGCTCAACTCAGAAGAAACTGAGCTCAATGTGAAGCTGAACGAATGGAGAGAAAGGCTCCAGTATGAGCTTGAAGCGAACGAAAGTGGTTATTTTCAGACCAAACACAAAGCTGTTCGAATTCCGGAAAGCTTCCCAGACAGGACAGTATTGTCATATTATGCCAAGCCTATAGTATCAGATTCGAAGGATCTGGAAGTTTTACAACGCCGTTTAGAGAATGCCTGGGATCAAGAAATTGATGCTTTGGAATTAAGAAGATTTGCTGCGGATACTTTCGAGTGGAACTATCGCTCTGGGGCAAGGAAGGTGATAAGGTTACTCGCCGAACCTCTGGTTTCCTACCGACTTCGTCTCCGGAAGGACTTGACAGCGTTTCCTTTCAGGCTATCTGAAAGCGATGTGCCAATGCTCCAGAAAGTTTATAAGAGTAGGACGAGTTTCAGCACAGATGGATTAACAGAGCTGCAACTTGATTTTGTCCCTATTGATATTGTTGGCTTAGATCTGCTCGCTGAGGAGCCCAATCCACCACTTCCTCCGCAAGAAACGGCGGCTTCgggcgatgaggaggatgcagAAGCTAATGCTGAGCCTGCTCCGCAGTCACCGGCTAAGAAACGTGTCACGAAGCGATTTGATCCTTATTCCTCAGAGAAAATTTGGGTGTTTGAAACGGTGGCTACAATAGGAATCCCAGAAGTTGTGCAAGCTTGGAAACAGGAAGAGTCTGAGAAGGCCTCTGCGCCCAAAAAACCAAGCAATAGGAAAACAgggccaaagaagaagggaccGATAGATCCAGGCATGAAGAGAGGAAGTATCCTGAAATATGGCACTCTCACCAAAGAAAGGACTGAGATTACGCAACTCAAACAGGCGCAGCTCTTTGAGGCAGCAATATCATCGACGTCAACACCGAAGAAGCACAGTGCATCGAATGTGCAAGGGCCCCTGAGTGCTTCCAGAGACTTGTCTAGCCATGGCCTGTATTACCAACAGCAAACGACCGCTTTCGATCGAAGCCAAGATTTTGATTATTCAACTAATATGTTGTCTTTATGCAATATATCGCCCAATGTGGGCATCAAACGGCATCCAGCGTCTACTCGGCCTCCTCTCAGAGGTCGGCGTGGGGCGGTTTTCTCGGGCGATTCTGAGGTAGAGGCTTCGAAAGTTCCAGATGCAGATTCTTTGGACTGCTCTCTATCTTCTGTATCTCCGGGGAGAATCCGTATGAGCTATTCCAATGTTAGCTATAATGACCTGTTCACAACTGACAGTACGGATTCTGCTCAACCTGTACGTGCGAAGTGCCGCAACATGTCAAAACCCGATCAAAGTATATCCAAATCTCAGGGCTCTCAGGGAGTCCAGAAACTGGAGCAAGCTATGTCCTCGTTGCTTTTggatgatatcaaaccaCAAGGATCTACCAAAGAACGATCACATTCATTGAATATTACCATACCTCCTGCTAAGCGACATCTGCAAAAGCCAGAGATTAGAAAAGTACATTATGATCGGGGTATCCCCAAACCTCGACCAGATGATACCCTGATAGATCTGGGAGAAGTTAGTTCGCCTACTGTCCAGAATATTCGGGAAAAATTGGCTTTTAGAAATCGTGCAAcgcaaaggaaaagcagcGTGGAGACTCTAGCCACGTCACCAAAGCCATGTAAGAAGGACACTTCGGAGCCTGCAAAGGTGGAAACAACGACAGAAGATCTGAGGGATAGAAAGAATGATGCCAACAAACCCAGTTCCCATGCAGAATCCGTCATAGTGTACGATGGGTACTGGGCACTAGAGCCAAATCCTAAGGCCGGGATGGCCTCGGATGAATCAAAATCTGAAGTCGATAACAATACCACTAATGAGAGTTCAAAGAGTCACAGAGGCAAGAAACGACTCTCACGCGTGAGCATACTGGACCTTAGTTGA